The window AAAGTGGAGGTCGCTGTGTGGCAAAAGCAGCGAAACGCTGGTGACGGACTTCACGCTCTATGGATTTCAGCGGGACTTTCATGACGTCACCCTCGTAGTTCAGCTAAATGGTGAATTACTTTTATTCTGAAAAACATGAACCGCTGTGTCACAGACAAACGAAGATGCTGTCCGAACGTATTACACAGCTATTGATGCTGAAGAGTATGATACAGTATTTGCTCTCTTCGACGAGAGTATAATATATGAACGGCCTGGGCAGGAAAGTATTCGCAGTATAGACGCTCTCAAAGACTTTTATCTCAATCACCGGCCGCTATCTGATGGGTCTCATAAAATCCACTCGCTCACTAGTGACGGTGAGACTGTTGCAGTAAGAGGGACGTTTAGCGGCACGCAGGCTGATACCGACGTCTCATTTGGATTTGCCGACTTCTTTGTATTCGGTGAGGATGGCCTTATTAAGCGCCGCTGTACCTACACGGACCGAGACACGGTATGACGCTCTCCGGGCGGTGAACGGCGCGGTTTCAGGCTCGTTCACCCTGTGTGGCCACACTGCGGGCTGGTTCACGCTGTCGACGCCCCTCTCCTGTACCGTGTTCTCCGGCGGTACACGGCAGTATCTCGGCGAATTGCTCGACCGTCCAGCGTTTTGGGCCTTGTCATTAGTTAGCTAACAACATAAAAGAGTGCCCATGTTACAACCTGCTAGACTGCAAAGGGTCTTCACACACCTCATCAGCACCCCGAAAACAGTGCCTGAAAAGCAGTTGATATCGCCGCCATCCAGAAGCGGCGAGAGCGAACTTATCAGTGATAGCCGAAAACCGTGCTAACTGTTCTATGCCTCTCTAGAATAGATATCAGTTCCACAAAGTGAAAATTGTACTAGATTTAA is drawn from Haloarcula sp. CBA1129 and contains these coding sequences:
- a CDS encoding nuclear transport factor 2 family protein, whose protein sequence is MSQTNEDAVRTYYTAIDAEEYDTVFALFDESIIYERPGQESIRSIDALKDFYLNHRPLSDGSHKIHSLTSDGETVAVRGTFSGTQADTDVSFGFADFFVFGEDGLIKRRCTYTDRDTV